One Elaeis guineensis isolate ETL-2024a chromosome 10, EG11, whole genome shotgun sequence genomic window carries:
- the LOC140852200 gene encoding protein FAR1-RELATED SEQUENCE 1-like, whose amino-acid sequence MPLQDFVEQFKRAVIARRDQESDADFQSNFSRPILKISMNIEAEAAKFYPKEIFKFFQEELVNGLSYHHEKVTNSEDISTFLVWKKDKQTCRIVTFDHNSQDAKCDVLSIPPQYVMKRWTKDAKSGTVVTSQANTMLLKEVEIALKNVSLDVVGQIKEGENLQ is encoded by the exons ATGCCTTTACAAGACTTTGTTGAGCAATTTAAACGAGCTGTCATAGCTCGTAGAGATCAAGAGAGTGATGCTGATTTTCAGAGTAATTTCTCAAGGCCAATTTTAAAGATTAGCATGAATATAGAAGCAGAGGCGGCTAAATTTTATCCAAAAGAAATCTTTAAATTTTTCCAAGAGGAGCTCGTTAACGGTCTGTCCTATCATCATGAAAAGGTCACGAATAGTGAAGACATATCCACCTTTTTAGTGTGGAAGAAGGACAAGCAAACATGCCGCATTGTTACATTTGACCACAATTCACAGGATGCTAAAT GTGATGTTCTAAGTATTCCACCACAATATGTAATGAAGAGATGGACCAAGGACGCAAAATCTGGAACCGTAGTGACTAGCCAAGCCAACACTAT GTTACTAAAAGAAGTTGAAATTGCATTGAAGAATGTTTCCCTTGATGTTGTTGGGCAGATAAAAGAAGGTGAAAATCTACAGTAA
- the LOC140852064 gene encoding protein FAR1-RELATED SEQUENCE 5-like, whose product MQTTMNDWENNLLLSEEYNNRLCELMLEEENDKLDKDKVEGMKDDGTANENSNETEENEVRAKIPCPYVGMQFDSCEDAYSYYNAYAREKGFGTRKHTTRKSQRTGDTIGRRFCCSFQGFRNFRKGDEERQRIQADSGTGCQALIAIKKTKDGKWVALQVVETHNHPLTTPSKTRNHRSHGHISNGEAEMIKNMHSVGIKTNLIMSLMTIEVGGSQNVSFREKDIRSLLSSKCQKESQKGDAAAMLEYLERQQVDNPSFFYSIQADSEGHMTNFSWADARSRIDYHYFGDIVCFDPTYLPNRYGMPFVPIIGINHHYQTIIFGGALLFDEREESLAWVFSTWMKAMEGKRPKVILTDQESAIGGAISLVLPETRHCFCIWHIMRNALKNIPHVFNKYKVFKNDFNDCLYGGETVEEFEVNWGSLLDKHNLSENSWLQKLYEKREKWAAVYSCDVFCGAMYST is encoded by the coding sequence ATGCAAACTACAATGAATGATTGGGAAAATAATTTGCTTTTATCGGAGGAGTACAATAACCGACTATGTGAACTCATGCTTGAAGAAGAAAATgacaaattagataaagataaagTTGAAGGTATGAAAGATGATGGCACTGCAAATGAGAATTCCAATGAAACAGAGGAAAACGAGGTAAGGGCAAAAATACCTTGTCCTTATGTGGGCATGCAGTTTGATTCATGTGAAGATGCATACAGTTATTACAATGCCTATGCAAGAGAGAAGGGATTTGGTACAAGGAAACATACAACTCGGAAATCTCAGCGCACTGGTGATACTATAGGTCGTCGGTTTTGCTGCTCATTTCAGGGGTTCAGGAATTTCAGAAAAGGAGATGAAGAAAGGCAAAGAATTCAAGCGGATTCAGGAACTGGATGCCAAGCACTTATTGCAATAAAAAAGACAAAAGATGGGAAGTGGGTGGCATTGCAAGTGGTTGAAACTCATAATCACCCTTTAACAACTCCAAGCAAAACCCGTAATCACCGATCTCATGGGCATATATCTAATGGTGAAGCAGAAATGATCAAGAATATGCATTCAGTGGGAATCAAGACAAATCTTATAATGAGTTTAATGACCATTGAGGTAGGGGGATCTCAAAATGTTAGCTTCAGAGAGAAAGATATAAGAAGTCTTTTAAGTTCAAAGTGCCAAAAGGAATCGCAAAAAGGAGATGCAGCAGCTAtgttagaatatttagagagacAACAAGTAGATAATCCATCATTTTTTTATTCAATTCAAGCTGATTCTGAAGGTCATATGACAAATTTTTCTTGGGCTGATGCAAGGTCAAGAATAGACTACCACTATTTTGGAGATATTGTTTGTTTTGATCCGACTTACCTACCTAATAGATATGGCATGCCATTTGTCCCAATCATCGGCATCAaccatcattatcaaacaatcatATTTGGGGGTGCATTGCTTTTTGATGAAAGAGAAGAATCATTAGCTTGGGTGTTCTCTACATGGATGAAGGCTATGGAAGGTAAGAGACCCAAAGTAATTCTTACGGACCAAGAATCAGCAATTGGAGGAGCAATTTCACTTGTTTTACCAGAGACTCGTCATTGTTTTTGCATATGGCATATTATGCGAAATGCATTGAAGAACATCCCTCATGTGTTTAATAAATACAAAGTTTTTAAGAATGATTTCAATGATTGTTTGTATGGTGGTGAAACTGTTGAGGAGTTTGAAGTTAATTGGGGAAGCTTACTTGATAAGCATAACTTAAGCGAAAATAGTTGGCTACAAAAACTATATGAGAAGCGAGAAAAATGGGCTGCTGTTTACTCTTGTGATGTATTTTGTGGTGCCATGTATAGCACGTAA